In one window of Streptomyces griseus subsp. griseus DNA:
- a CDS encoding AMP-dependent synthetase/ligase — MAAAPQVGGLADAVFAYAEDDPQRVAFGRKDAGGQWRDVTSEAFRDEVLALAKGLIAHGVRFGDRVALMSRTRYEWTLFDFAIWSVGAQSVPVYPTSSAEQVHWMLHDAEVVAVMVEHEDHAMTVGSVIDRLPHLKRLWQLDAGAVDELFAAGGMVDDEVVHRHRRAVTPESVATVIYTSGTTGRPKGCVITHASFMFEADTMVARWEPVFHSRPGDEAATLLFLPLAHVFGRMVEIAAVRGRVKLGHQPQLSAQALMPDLVAFRPTFILAVPYIFEKVFNGARRKAEAEGRSGPFDKAVDIAVKYAEALERKAFGLGPGPSAGLRMQHQFFDKVVYKKVRDAMGGRVRHAMSGGSGMNRRLGLFFAGAGVSVFEGYGLTETTAAATANPPERTRYGTVGLPIPGTSVHIAEDGEVWVHGPNVFSGYLGNPAATRATMEDGWLATGDIGSLDADGYLTITGRKKEILVTSGGKSVSPSGLEERVRAHPLVAQCIAVGNDRPYIAALVTVDQEAVEHWLTMQGRTALGPAEMVRDPDLEMEVRRAVVAANTAVSQAESIRTFRILAHPFTEEHGLLTPSLKLKRKAIETAYEAEVDALYH; from the coding sequence CTGGCCGCGGCGCCCCAGGTCGGCGGTTTGGCCGATGCGGTCTTCGCCTACGCGGAGGACGATCCCCAGCGGGTCGCGTTCGGCCGCAAGGACGCGGGCGGGCAGTGGCGGGATGTGACGTCCGAGGCGTTCCGCGACGAGGTGCTGGCGCTGGCCAAAGGGCTGATCGCGCACGGTGTCCGGTTCGGCGACCGGGTCGCCCTCATGTCCCGTACCCGGTACGAGTGGACGCTCTTCGACTTCGCGATCTGGTCGGTGGGCGCGCAGTCGGTGCCCGTCTACCCGACCTCGTCGGCCGAGCAGGTCCACTGGATGCTGCACGACGCCGAGGTGGTGGCGGTGATGGTGGAACACGAGGACCACGCGATGACCGTCGGTTCGGTGATCGACCGGCTGCCGCACCTCAAGCGGCTGTGGCAGCTGGACGCCGGTGCGGTGGACGAGCTGTTCGCCGCGGGCGGGATGGTCGACGACGAGGTGGTGCACCGGCACCGGCGCGCCGTGACGCCCGAGTCCGTGGCGACGGTGATCTACACCTCGGGCACGACGGGCCGCCCCAAGGGGTGCGTGATCACCCACGCGAGCTTCATGTTCGAGGCCGACACGATGGTCGCCCGCTGGGAGCCGGTGTTCCACTCCCGGCCCGGCGACGAGGCGGCCACCCTGCTCTTCCTCCCGCTGGCGCACGTCTTCGGCCGGATGGTGGAGATCGCGGCGGTACGGGGCCGGGTCAAGCTCGGCCACCAGCCGCAGCTCTCGGCACAGGCCCTGATGCCGGACCTGGTGGCGTTCCGGCCCACCTTCATCCTGGCGGTGCCGTACATCTTCGAGAAGGTCTTCAACGGCGCCCGGCGCAAGGCCGAGGCGGAGGGCCGGTCCGGGCCCTTCGACAAGGCGGTCGACATCGCGGTGAAGTACGCGGAGGCGCTGGAGCGGAAGGCGTTCGGCCTCGGTCCCGGACCGTCGGCCGGGCTGCGGATGCAGCACCAGTTCTTCGACAAGGTCGTCTACAAGAAGGTCCGCGACGCGATGGGCGGCCGGGTGCGGCACGCGATGTCGGGCGGCTCGGGCATGAACCGCCGGCTCGGCCTGTTCTTCGCGGGCGCCGGGGTGAGCGTCTTCGAGGGGTACGGGCTGACCGAGACCACCGCGGCGGCCACCGCCAACCCGCCCGAGCGCACCCGGTACGGCACGGTCGGTCTGCCCATCCCCGGTACGTCGGTGCACATCGCGGAGGACGGCGAGGTGTGGGTGCACGGCCCCAACGTCTTCTCCGGCTATCTGGGCAACCCCGCGGCCACCCGGGCCACGATGGAGGACGGCTGGCTGGCCACCGGGGACATCGGTTCGCTGGACGCGGACGGCTATCTCACGATCACCGGGCGGAAGAAGGAGATCCTGGTGACGTCCGGCGGCAAGAGCGTGTCGCCGTCCGGCCTGGAGGAGCGGGTGCGGGCCCACCCCCTGGTCGCCCAGTGCATCGCCGTCGGCAACGACCGCCCGTACATCGCGGCGCTGGTCACCGTCGACCAGGAGGCCGTGGAGCACTGGCTCACCATGCAGGGCCGCACGGCGCTGGGCCCCGCCGAGATGGTGCGCGATCCGGACCTGGAGATGGAGGTCCGCCGGGCGGTGGTGGCCGCCAACACGGCGGTGTCGCAGGCCGAGTCGATCCGTACGTTCCGGATTCTGGCCCACCCGTTCACCGAGGAGCACGGGCTGCTCACCCCCTCGCTGAAGCTGAAGCGCAAGGCGATCGAGACGGCCTACGAGGCAGAGGTGGACGCGCTCTACCACTGA
- a CDS encoding LysR substrate-binding domain-containing protein has protein sequence MDTSYDPAQLRTFLAVAQTLSFTQAARRLGIRQSTVSQHVRRLEEATGRQLFARDTHRVDLTEAGEAMLGFARTILAAHERAAAFFTGTRLRGRLRFGASEDFVLTRLPEILESFRRDHPEVELELTVELSGTLHRRLEAGRLDLVLAKRRTGDTHGELVWQDALDWIGAPRLRIDPERPVPLIVFPPPGITRARALEVLEEHGRSWRIACTSTSLSALVAAARAGLGVMVHSRGLIPPGLVPVPARAGLPEPGGVDFVLLHGDRRGAALEAADALAGAILAGGDRLHRGGGD, from the coding sequence GTGGACACCTCCTACGACCCCGCCCAGCTCCGTACCTTCCTCGCCGTCGCCCAGACCCTGAGCTTCACCCAGGCCGCCCGCCGCCTCGGGATCAGGCAGTCCACGGTCAGCCAGCACGTCCGGCGGCTGGAGGAGGCCACCGGGCGGCAGCTGTTCGCCCGGGACACCCACCGGGTCGACCTGACCGAGGCCGGCGAGGCGATGCTCGGCTTCGCCCGGACGATCCTCGCGGCGCACGAGCGGGCGGCGGCGTTCTTCACGGGCACCCGGCTGCGCGGGCGGCTCCGCTTCGGCGCCTCGGAGGACTTCGTGCTGACCCGGCTGCCGGAGATCCTGGAGTCGTTCCGCCGCGACCATCCGGAGGTCGAACTGGAACTCACCGTGGAGCTGTCCGGGACGCTGCACCGCCGGCTGGAGGCGGGCCGGCTGGATCTGGTGCTGGCGAAGCGGAGGACCGGCGACACGCACGGCGAGCTGGTGTGGCAGGACGCGCTGGACTGGATCGGCGCGCCCCGGCTGCGGATCGACCCGGAACGCCCGGTGCCGCTCATCGTCTTCCCGCCGCCGGGCATCACCCGGGCCCGCGCGCTGGAGGTGCTGGAGGAGCACGGGCGGTCCTGGCGGATCGCCTGTACGAGTACGAGCCTGAGCGCCCTGGTCGCGGCGGCGCGGGCGGGGCTCGGCGTGATGGTGCACTCGCGGGGGCTGATCCCGCCGGGGCTCGTACCGGTTCCGGCCAGGGCGGGGCTGCCGGAGCCGGGCGGCGTCGACTTCGTGCTGCTGCACGGGGACCGCAGGGGCGCGGCGCTGGAGGCGGCGGACGCGCTGGCGGGGGCGATCCTGGCGGGCGGGGACCGGCTGCACCGGGGTGGCGGCGACTGA
- a CDS encoding bile acid:sodium symporter family protein produces MSSRRRTLALPSWLPVDAYILALVGTVALAALLPARGTAADVAGGASTGAVALLFFLYGARLSTTEVLDGLKHWRLHLTVLACTFLVFPLLGLASGGLVPYVLTPELQAGFLFLCLVPSTIQSSIAFTSMARGNVPAAICAGSFSSLTGIFLTPLLAALLLGSTGGGFSADSLLKIVVQLLVPFLAGQFLRRWVGGFLTRHKKVLGLVDRGSILLVVYTAFGEGMVAGVWSQVTPARLGALLGAEAVLLAVMLALTWYGARRLGFDREDRIAIQFAGSKKSLAAGLPMASVLFGAHASLAVLPLMLFHQMQLMVCAVIAKRRSRDPEAVRDREDSASRAPATVT; encoded by the coding sequence ATGAGCAGTCGCCGCCGCACCCTCGCCCTGCCGTCCTGGCTGCCGGTCGACGCGTACATCCTGGCGCTGGTCGGCACGGTCGCCCTCGCCGCGCTGCTGCCCGCGCGCGGCACGGCCGCCGATGTGGCGGGCGGGGCCTCCACCGGGGCGGTCGCCCTGCTCTTCTTCCTCTACGGTGCCCGGCTCTCCACCACGGAGGTACTCGACGGGCTGAAGCACTGGCGGCTCCACCTCACCGTCCTGGCCTGCACGTTCCTCGTCTTCCCGCTCCTCGGGCTGGCGAGCGGGGGACTGGTGCCGTACGTGCTGACGCCCGAGCTCCAGGCGGGCTTCCTCTTCCTCTGCCTCGTACCGTCGACGATCCAGTCCTCGATCGCCTTCACCTCGATGGCCCGGGGGAACGTGCCCGCCGCGATCTGCGCCGGGTCCTTCTCCAGCCTCACCGGGATCTTCCTGACGCCGCTGCTCGCCGCGCTGCTGCTCGGCTCCACCGGCGGCGGGTTCTCGGCGGACTCGCTGCTGAAGATCGTGGTCCAGCTGCTCGTGCCGTTCCTCGCCGGGCAGTTCCTGCGCCGCTGGGTCGGCGGATTCCTGACCCGGCACAAGAAGGTGCTGGGGCTGGTGGACCGTGGATCGATCCTGCTGGTCGTCTACACCGCGTTCGGCGAGGGCATGGTCGCCGGAGTCTGGAGCCAGGTCACCCCCGCCCGGCTCGGCGCCCTGCTCGGGGCCGAGGCGGTCCTGCTGGCCGTGATGCTCGCACTGACCTGGTACGGGGCGCGGCGGCTCGGCTTCGACCGGGAGGACCGGATCGCCATCCAGTTCGCCGGGTCGAAGAAGAGCCTGGCGGCGGGGCTGCCGATGGCGAGCGTGCTGTTCGGGGCGCACGCGAGCCTCGCCGTGCTGCCGCTGATGCTCTTCCACCAGATGCAGCTGATGGTCTGCGCGGTCATCGCCAAACGTCGCTCGCGGGACCCGGAGGCGGTGCGGGACCGGGAGGACTCCGCGTCACGGGCGCCCGCCACGGTGACCTGA
- the fdhD gene encoding formate dehydrogenase accessory sulfurtransferase FdhD, translating to MGRVTERRRTLRIRDGAVSSRADTLVAEEPLEIRLNGKPLAITMRTPGDDFALAAGFLVSEGVIAEGDEVQSIVYCAGATADGVNTYNVVDVKLAPGVVVPDITLERNVYTTSSCGLCGKASLDAVRTTTRHPVGDTPPVRVTPELLSALPDRLRAAQKVFDRTGGLHAAALFSEEGELLDVREDVGRHNAVDKLVGRALTDGRLPLSRAVLLVSGRASFELAQKAVMAGIPVLAAVSAPSSLAVDLAAETGLTLVGFLRGPSMNVYAGEHRIALAAGARQG from the coding sequence ATGGGACGGGTCACCGAGCGCCGCCGCACCCTCCGTATCCGGGACGGGGCCGTCTCCTCCCGCGCCGACACGCTCGTCGCGGAGGAGCCCCTGGAGATCCGGCTGAACGGAAAGCCGCTGGCCATCACGATGCGCACACCGGGTGACGACTTCGCGCTCGCCGCCGGGTTCCTGGTGAGCGAGGGCGTGATCGCCGAGGGGGACGAGGTGCAGTCCATCGTCTACTGCGCCGGCGCGACCGCCGACGGCGTGAACACGTACAACGTGGTGGACGTGAAGCTCGCGCCCGGTGTCGTGGTCCCCGACATCACGCTGGAGCGGAACGTCTACACCACGTCCTCGTGCGGCCTGTGCGGGAAGGCCAGCCTGGACGCCGTCCGCACCACGACCCGCCACCCGGTCGGCGACACTCCCCCGGTCCGGGTCACGCCCGAGCTGCTCTCCGCCCTCCCGGACCGGCTGCGGGCCGCACAGAAGGTGTTCGACCGGACCGGCGGGCTGCACGCGGCGGCCCTGTTCTCCGAGGAGGGCGAGCTGCTGGACGTGCGGGAGGACGTGGGGCGGCACAACGCGGTGGACAAGCTGGTGGGGCGGGCGCTGACGGACGGGCGGCTGCCGTTGTCGCGGGCGGTGCTGCTGGTCTCGGGGCGGGCCTCGTTCGAGCTGGCGCAGAAGGCGGTGATGGCCGGGATCCCGGTGCTCGCGGCGGTCTCCGCGCCGTCCTCGCTGGCGGTGGACCTGGCGGCGGAGACCGGGCTGACCCTGGTGGGGTTCCTGCGGGGGCCTTCGATGAACGTGTACGCCGGTGAGCACCGGATCGCGCTGGCGGCGGGGGCCCGGCAGGGGTGA
- a CDS encoding beta-ketoacyl-ACP synthase III, with protein sequence MTGSRVVALGHYQPAKVLTNDDLAALVDTSDEWITSRVGIKTRHVGGPDEPVDELAAHAGAKALAAAGLQPSDIDLVLVATSTAIDRSPSMSARVAARLSMGSPAVMDINVVCSGFTHALAVADHTIRAGAATRALVIGADKMADIADWTDRTTCVLLGDGAGAAVVTADPSAPDAPGGPGIGPVLWGSVPEMGNAVRIEGTPPRFAQEGQSVYRWATTQLPPIARKVCEKAGVAPEDLGAVVLHQANLRIIEPVARKIGAVNAVIARDVVDSGNTSAASIPMALSKLVERGEVASGAPVLLFGFGGNLSYAGQVIRCP encoded by the coding sequence ATGACCGGCTCACGTGTCGTGGCGCTCGGCCACTATCAGCCCGCCAAGGTGCTCACCAACGACGATCTGGCGGCCCTGGTCGACACGAGCGACGAGTGGATCACGAGCCGGGTCGGCATCAAGACCCGGCACGTGGGCGGCCCCGACGAGCCGGTCGACGAGCTGGCCGCGCACGCCGGAGCCAAGGCGCTGGCCGCCGCCGGTCTCCAGCCTTCCGACATCGATCTGGTCCTGGTGGCCACCTCCACGGCCATCGACCGCTCCCCGAGCATGTCGGCCCGGGTCGCGGCGCGGCTCTCCATGGGGTCACCCGCGGTGATGGACATCAACGTGGTCTGCTCGGGCTTCACCCATGCCCTGGCCGTCGCCGACCACACGATCCGGGCCGGTGCGGCGACCCGCGCGCTGGTCATCGGCGCCGACAAGATGGCCGACATCGCGGACTGGACCGACCGCACCACCTGCGTCCTGCTCGGCGACGGCGCGGGCGCCGCCGTGGTCACCGCCGACCCGTCCGCCCCCGACGCCCCGGGCGGCCCCGGGATCGGTCCGGTGCTGTGGGGATCGGTGCCGGAGATGGGCAACGCCGTACGGATCGAGGGCACGCCGCCGCGCTTCGCCCAGGAGGGCCAGTCCGTCTACCGCTGGGCCACCACCCAGCTGCCCCCGATCGCCCGCAAGGTCTGCGAGAAGGCGGGTGTCGCCCCCGAGGACCTCGGCGCCGTCGTCCTGCACCAGGCCAACCTGCGGATCATCGAACCGGTCGCGCGGAAGATCGGCGCGGTCAACGCGGTCATCGCCCGGGACGTGGTCGACTCCGGCAACACCTCCGCCGCCTCCATCCCGATGGCGCTCTCCAAGCTCGTGGAGCGCGGTGAGGTCGCCTCCGGAGCGCCGGTGCTGCTCTTCGGTTTCGGCGGGAACCTCTCGTACGCCGGACAGGTCATCCGCTGCCCCTGA